Proteins found in one Candidatus Manganitrophaceae bacterium genomic segment:
- the msrB gene encoding peptide-methionine (R)-S-oxide reductase MsrB produces the protein MDRRHCLKMLAGLALLGATESLGLKVARALEGGEPFPVSKSDDEWRASLTPEQYRVLRQEWTEPPFKNKYHDSKEKGTYHCAGCDQTLFSSKTKFDSGTGWPSFWQPMFADAVGTKIDRKLSEPRTEVHCARCGGHLGHIFNDGPAPTFLRYCINSAALTFKPSGSEPIR, from the coding sequence ATGGATCGACGACACTGTCTTAAAATGCTGGCCGGCCTGGCGCTCCTCGGCGCGACAGAATCGCTCGGCCTGAAGGTCGCCCGGGCGTTGGAGGGGGGCGAGCCCTTCCCCGTCAGTAAATCGGACGACGAATGGCGGGCGAGCCTCACCCCGGAGCAATACCGGGTGCTTCGCCAGGAATGGACCGAGCCCCCTTTTAAAAATAAATACCATGATTCCAAAGAGAAGGGAACCTACCACTGCGCCGGCTGTGATCAGACCCTCTTCTCCTCCAAAACAAAGTTTGACAGCGGAACCGGCTGGCCCAGCTTCTGGCAGCCGATGTTCGCCGACGCCGTCGGTACAAAGATCGACCGGAAGCTCTCCGAGCCGCGGACGGAGGTCCACTGCGCCCGCTGCGGCGGCCACCTCGGACATATCTTCAACGACGGCCCCGCACCGACCTTTCTCCGTTATTGCATCAATTCCGCCGCGCTGACCTTCAAACCATCCGGCAGCGAACCGATCCGGTAA
- the msrA gene encoding peptide-methionine (S)-S-oxide reductase MsrA — MGWWIAVWLAILSQIGSASENPVPGTPPETATFAGGCFWCMVPPFDTLPGVISVTSGYTGGHLENPTYQQVSAGGTGHAEAVEVVYDSTKIGYEKLLDVFWHNIDPVAVNRQFCDFGDQYRSEIFYHTETQKRLAEQSKAAIEKSGAFREPITTKITPASPFYKAEEYHQAFYKKSPIRYKFYRYLCGRDQRLEQLWGKAQAGH; from the coding sequence ATGGGGTGGTGGATCGCGGTTTGGCTTGCTATCCTTTCCCAGATCGGCTCTGCCTCAGAGAATCCCGTACCCGGCACGCCGCCGGAGACCGCCACCTTCGCCGGCGGCTGCTTCTGGTGTATGGTTCCCCCTTTCGATACCCTCCCGGGGGTCATCTCGGTGACCTCCGGATATACCGGCGGTCATCTTGAGAATCCGACCTATCAGCAGGTCTCGGCCGGCGGAACGGGACATGCCGAGGCGGTGGAGGTGGTGTACGATTCGACGAAGATCGGGTATGAAAAATTGCTCGATGTCTTCTGGCACAACATCGACCCGGTCGCGGTCAACCGCCAATTCTGCGACTTCGGGGATCAATATCGGAGCGAGATCTTCTACCATACTGAGACGCAGAAGCGCCTGGCCGAGCAGTCGAAAGCGGCGATTGAGAAATCAGGCGCTTTCAGAGAGCCGATCACGACCAAGATTACCCCCGCCTCTCCCTTCTACAAGGCGGAGGAGTATCATCAGGCGTTCTATAAGAAAAGTCCGATCCGCTACAAATTTTATCGGTATCTCTGCGGGCGAGATCAGCGTCTCGAACAGCTGTGGGGAAAGGCACAGGCGGGACATTGA
- a CDS encoding cyclic nucleotide-binding domain-containing protein, whose amino-acid sequence MLTKTTIEELKQFPLFSELTIDELRYLIQNLEEREYKKNEVIYKETEIPGIIYLVQRGSVEITKKTPSGHRQVIATISAGQFFGELSFFVSRRHASRAKATADGRLLLLHRFFYDEMEKQQPGLVHKLLREIILKMSANLDSMNEMFLQTINYTFYGGGKAGKIESGQDD is encoded by the coding sequence ATGCTCACCAAAACAACCATCGAAGAGCTGAAGCAATTTCCTCTTTTTTCCGAACTGACGATCGACGAACTCCGGTATCTGATCCAGAACCTCGAAGAGCGAGAATACAAGAAAAATGAAGTGATCTACAAAGAGACCGAGATTCCGGGAATTATCTATCTCGTTCAACGCGGGTCGGTCGAGATTACGAAGAAGACCCCGAGCGGCCATCGACAGGTCATCGCGACGATTTCGGCCGGTCAATTCTTCGGGGAACTCTCTTTCTTTGTCAGCCGCCGGCATGCCTCCCGGGCCAAGGCGACGGCCGACGGTCGGCTCCTGCTCCTCCACCGGTTTTTTTACGATGAGATGGAAAAGCAGCAGCCCGGACTGGTTCATAAACTGCTGCGGGAGATTATCCTGAAGATGAGCGCCAACCTCGACTCGATGAATGAGATGTTCTTGCAGACGATTAACTACACCTTCTACGGCGGCGGCAAAGCAGGAAAGATCGAGAGCGGGCAGGACGATTAG
- a CDS encoding SGNH/GDSL hydrolase family protein, protein MLLKKWGRSIILITFFLLPLSVQAETLSKQSTQPLDQPTRYMALGDSLAAGQGALPATRGYVYLLYHWGVFDSIPNTILNDAGVSGATSQLVLEHQVPQAIEAFEPTDITITVGGNDLFTILDGADVTTVLGQFQANLTQIFQALRTALPNTRIYINNLYIIPEIAGSDQVVPLFNQILEKVAAEFNVPVADVYSAFLGKKGLIHRNSVHPTNAGYRVIATAFAKVIKPH, encoded by the coding sequence ATGCTCTTAAAAAAATGGGGTCGGTCGATCATTTTAATCACCTTTTTCCTATTGCCCCTCTCCGTCCAGGCGGAAACCCTTTCGAAGCAAAGTACCCAGCCCCTGGATCAGCCGACCCGTTACATGGCGCTGGGGGATAGCCTCGCTGCAGGTCAGGGGGCACTCCCCGCCACCCGGGGATATGTCTATCTCCTCTATCACTGGGGGGTCTTCGACAGCATTCCGAATACGATCTTAAACGATGCGGGGGTCTCCGGCGCCACCAGTCAACTGGTCCTTGAACATCAGGTTCCGCAGGCGATTGAAGCCTTTGAGCCGACCGACATCACAATCACCGTCGGAGGAAACGATCTTTTCACCATCTTGGACGGCGCCGATGTGACGACCGTGCTGGGTCAATTTCAGGCGAACCTGACGCAGATCTTCCAAGCGTTGAGGACAGCGCTGCCGAACACGCGGATCTATATCAATAATCTGTATATCATACCGGAGATCGCCGGCTCGGATCAGGTGGTCCCGTTGTTCAATCAGATCCTGGAGAAGGTGGCCGCCGAATTCAATGTCCCGGTCGCCGATGTCTACAGCGCCTTTTTGGGGAAGAAAGGGCTGATTCACCGCAACAGCGTCCACCCGACCAACGCCGGCTACCGCGTCATAGCGACCGCATTTGCAAAGGTGATCAAGCCGCATTAA
- a CDS encoding HAMP domain-containing histidine kinase, whose amino-acid sequence MARVGAHLELARLRREALQNEQRLRAEAERANRFKSEFVSQIFHDLRTPLNAIIGYTALLRDGTDGPIGEEEKPALERIQRNADDLLQPVNNILDLARMESGKLPLDLAPIAIAPLLEDLSLEMKPLADRKGLSIRRDGLASALPSIVSDPLRVKQIVVNLLTNAIKFTEQGVIVISARDLPATEEIEMAVSDTGVGIAPEALSRVFESFYQAEESRTSGGSGLGLTIVKELVTLLKGRVSIRSEYGKGATFTVSLPYRLEKELEKE is encoded by the coding sequence ATGGCGCGGGTCGGCGCACACCTGGAACTGGCCCGCCTGCGCCGCGAAGCGTTGCAAAATGAACAGAGGCTGCGCGCCGAGGCGGAGCGGGCCAACCGGTTTAAATCGGAATTCGTCTCTCAGATCTTTCACGACCTCCGCACCCCGCTCAACGCCATCATCGGCTATACCGCGCTGCTGCGCGACGGGACCGATGGCCCCATCGGAGAAGAAGAGAAGCCGGCGCTGGAGCGAATTCAGCGGAATGCCGACGACCTCCTCCAGCCGGTCAACAACATCCTCGACCTCGCCCGGATGGAGTCGGGGAAGTTGCCTCTGGATCTGGCGCCGATCGCGATTGCGCCGCTGCTGGAAGATCTCTCTCTAGAGATGAAGCCTTTGGCCGACCGGAAAGGGTTGTCGATCCGCCGTGACGGTCTGGCCTCCGCCCTCCCGTCGATTGTTTCCGACCCCTTGCGGGTAAAGCAGATCGTCGTAAACCTCTTGACCAACGCCATTAAATTTACCGAGCAGGGGGTGATCGTGATTTCCGCCCGGGATCTTCCGGCGACGGAGGAGATCGAAATGGCGGTCTCCGACACCGGCGTCGGGATCGCGCCGGAGGCGCTGTCGCGGGTCTTCGAAAGTTTCTACCAGGCGGAGGAGAGCCGAACGTCGGGAGGAAGCGGTCTGGGCCTCACGATCGTGAAAGAGTTGGTGACGCTGCTTAAAGGGAGGGTCTCCATCCGAAGCGAGTATGGAAAAGGCGCGACCTTCACCGTCTCTCTCCCCTATCGGTTGGAAAAAGAGTTGGAAAAAGAATAG
- a CDS encoding winged helix-turn-helix transcriptional regulator, producing MPKKKVTRKTAIAEIVQSFRRIFKAIQQYSEEVLKEFGVTGPQLWLLKTLRHDGGTSVSELTQKMYLHISTVSGIIDRLETKGYVVRKRDAPDRRVVMVHLTAIGKRIVDQAPEPSQGKLLHSLQYLSEKEVLEMHEALLKIVRLMEVERVKATFFFSEE from the coding sequence ATGCCGAAAAAGAAAGTTACAAGAAAGACGGCGATCGCGGAGATCGTCCAATCGTTCCGGAGAATCTTCAAAGCGATCCAGCAATACTCCGAGGAGGTGTTAAAAGAGTTCGGCGTGACGGGACCCCAGCTCTGGCTCCTTAAAACGCTCCGGCACGACGGCGGGACGTCGGTCAGCGAGCTGACCCAGAAGATGTACCTTCATATCTCGACCGTCTCTGGGATCATTGATCGCCTCGAAACAAAGGGATATGTGGTCCGAAAAAGAGACGCGCCCGATCGCCGCGTCGTCATGGTTCACCTCACCGCTATCGGAAAGCGGATCGTCGATCAAGCGCCGGAGCCGTCTCAGGGGAAGCTGCTCCACAGCTTACAGTATCTCTCCGAAAAAGAGGTCTTGGAGATGCACGAGGCGCTTCTAAAGATCGTTCGCCTGATGGAGGTGGAGCGGGTGAAAGCGACTTTTTTCTTCAGCGAAGAATAA
- a CDS encoding chloride channel protein, with protein sequence MSLHRRIFVEQGTLLLSLLKWTALAAFVGVVVGASTALFLILLRRGIERTAPYPYFFLLLPITLFLSSLLVRVFAPEAEGHGTEKVIWAIHKREGRIDPRVVPIKLLATILTIASGGSAGKEGPCAQIGAGLASAFANLIRLSPYDRKKLVICGIAGGFAGVFGTPIAGALFAVEVLFLGQLLYDVLYPSFVSGIIAYHVATRLGMTYFHHTVTLVPAIDEWTFFKVFLAGLFFGLIALVLILILEGVERGFKRWPIWKPWKGVAGGILLILLTLSVGNSYLGLGISGIEEAVQGKGLPSGAFFWKTITTAVTLGSGGSGGILTPVFFIGAAAGDLWGQMTSMDRGTFAAIGMMAVLAGATNTPIAASVMAIELFGPLLASYAAVACVTSFLITGHRSVYPSQIIGVAKSESFQIDLQSEIGEVIQIQRIARPKKLSFILVDLYHRLRRSRS encoded by the coding sequence ATGTCGCTCCACCGCCGAATCTTTGTCGAGCAAGGAACCCTGCTGCTGAGTCTGTTGAAGTGGACCGCGCTGGCCGCCTTCGTCGGCGTGGTCGTCGGCGCGTCGACCGCGCTTTTTCTCATTCTCCTTCGGCGCGGCATCGAACGGACGGCACCCTATCCTTACTTCTTTCTTCTCCTGCCGATCACCCTCTTTTTAAGCAGCCTATTGGTCCGGGTTTTCGCGCCGGAAGCGGAAGGACACGGAACGGAGAAAGTCATCTGGGCGATCCACAAACGGGAAGGCCGGATCGATCCCCGCGTCGTGCCGATCAAGTTGTTGGCGACGATCCTCACGATCGCCTCCGGCGGCTCCGCCGGGAAGGAAGGACCGTGCGCCCAAATCGGGGCCGGCCTCGCCTCGGCCTTCGCCAATCTGATTCGTCTCTCTCCGTATGATCGGAAAAAACTGGTGATCTGCGGCATCGCGGGAGGCTTCGCGGGGGTCTTCGGCACCCCGATCGCCGGCGCCCTCTTTGCCGTCGAGGTCCTCTTTTTGGGACAGCTCCTTTATGATGTCCTCTACCCCTCCTTCGTCTCCGGAATCATCGCCTACCATGTCGCCACCCGCCTCGGCATGACCTACTTCCATCACACCGTTACCCTGGTGCCTGCGATCGATGAGTGGACCTTTTTCAAAGTCTTTCTCGCCGGCCTCTTTTTCGGCTTGATCGCGTTGGTGCTCATTTTGATCCTAGAAGGGGTCGAGCGCGGCTTTAAACGATGGCCCATCTGGAAGCCCTGGAAAGGGGTGGCCGGCGGGATACTTTTGATCCTATTGACCCTCTCGGTCGGAAACAGCTATCTCGGTCTCGGAATCTCCGGCATAGAAGAGGCGGTGCAAGGGAAGGGTCTTCCTTCCGGCGCGTTTTTCTGGAAAACGATCACGACGGCGGTGACGCTCGGATCGGGCGGGAGCGGCGGAATTCTCACACCGGTTTTTTTTATCGGCGCCGCCGCGGGAGATCTCTGGGGGCAGATGACGTCGATGGACCGGGGGACCTTCGCCGCCATCGGCATGATGGCGGTCTTGGCCGGGGCGACGAACACCCCCATCGCCGCCTCGGTGATGGCAATCGAGCTCTTCGGCCCGCTCCTCGCCTCCTATGCCGCCGTCGCCTGTGTCACGAGCTTTCTGATCACCGGACATCGGAGCGTCTATCCGAGCCAGATCATCGGCGTGGCCAAGAGCGAATCGTTTCAGATCGATCTGCAATCGGAGATCGGCGAGGTCATCCAGATTCAACGGATCGCGCGTCCCAAAAAGCTCTCTTTCATCCTTGTTGATCTCTATCACCGCCTCCGCCGGAGCAGATCGTGA
- a CDS encoding carboxypeptidase regulatory-like domain-containing protein — protein sequence MKMRNAFGALFLAGIVLMSAGPAAFGYEEINVGNGGTVTGTVTLKGEVPPPRLFHLVLYPFGPFCEKRDSDGKGNRVLQEFKRSQEGGLQDVVIAVQAVQKGKPFRHPTGEFHVVQCTFEPFVSVMEQHQKINVINDDPVIHNIQIYQSEGGNIVLNQPLPVKSTQTGTIRLKPSTKITETICGMHEFMQNWAFVVDNPYYAITGADGRFSIEGLPPGTYKITAWHPHMKIASQTVTVTARNTSPVRFEFDASQVERPEYEKQEQGRIGLGARLREDRTADP from the coding sequence ATGAAGATGAGAAATGCCTTTGGAGCCCTATTTTTAGCCGGAATCGTTTTAATGTCGGCCGGTCCGGCTGCCTTCGGTTATGAGGAAATCAACGTCGGCAACGGCGGCACCGTGACTGGAACGGTCACCCTCAAAGGAGAGGTCCCCCCGCCCCGTCTTTTTCACCTCGTCCTCTACCCCTTCGGTCCGTTCTGCGAGAAGCGGGATTCGGACGGCAAGGGGAACCGGGTCCTCCAGGAGTTTAAGCGCTCCCAAGAAGGAGGGCTTCAGGATGTGGTCATCGCCGTGCAAGCGGTCCAAAAAGGAAAGCCGTTTCGCCATCCGACGGGAGAGTTCCACGTGGTCCAATGCACCTTCGAGCCGTTCGTCTCCGTAATGGAGCAGCATCAGAAAATCAATGTCATCAATGACGACCCGGTCATCCACAACATTCAGATCTATCAAAGTGAGGGAGGCAACATTGTCCTGAACCAGCCGCTCCCGGTAAAATCGACTCAGACCGGGACAATCCGACTGAAACCGTCGACCAAAATCACTGAGACGATCTGCGGCATGCATGAGTTCATGCAGAACTGGGCCTTTGTGGTCGACAACCCCTATTATGCGATCACCGGCGCCGACGGCCGCTTTTCCATCGAGGGGCTGCCCCCGGGAACCTACAAGATTACCGCCTGGCATCCCCACATGAAAATCGCTTCGCAAACGGTCACCGTCACGGCACGGAACACCTCCCCGGTCCGCTTTGAGTTCGATGCCAGCCAAGTGGAACGGCCGGAATATGAAAAGCAGGAGCAGGGACGGATCGGATTGGGCGCCCGCCTCCGCGAAGATCGCACCGCCGATCCATGA
- a CDS encoding metallophosphoesterase, translating to MGRGRLPKGWFRATESFEAALFHGGWGARLAYRLGLQGAVETRLHALSLPTAAPSMPPLRIGFASDFHAGPLTDPRLLARAFESLAAASPHLVLLGGDFISFRTDEIDLFCEQVRRLNPPHGIYAVLGNHDLWADDAMIVKRLESAGVRVLVNENVRLGGPFEALFVCGIDDPVAGDPDPADTFRGAEGTRILLMHSPGGLPLLRGYRFDVAFTGHTHGGQIALPGGIPIVLPPGNAGRRYAHGEFKGSNGQGVLIVSKGVGLSGLPIRLFARSEVHLCTIQWRSQKKEGML from the coding sequence GTGGGGAGGGGGAGACTTCCGAAAGGGTGGTTCCGTGCGACCGAGTCGTTTGAAGCGGCCCTGTTTCACGGCGGATGGGGGGCGCGCCTGGCCTATCGGCTGGGGCTTCAGGGCGCGGTCGAGACCCGCTTGCACGCGCTCTCCCTTCCGACCGCGGCCCCTTCCATGCCGCCATTGCGCATCGGCTTTGCATCCGATTTTCACGCGGGGCCGCTGACCGATCCAAGGCTCCTCGCCCGCGCTTTCGAGTCGCTCGCCGCGGCCTCACCCCATCTTGTTCTGCTGGGAGGGGACTTCATCTCCTTCCGAACCGATGAAATCGATCTCTTTTGTGAGCAGGTGAGACGGCTCAATCCGCCCCACGGCATTTATGCCGTCTTGGGCAACCATGACCTCTGGGCCGATGATGCGATGATCGTAAAGCGGCTTGAATCGGCCGGGGTCCGCGTGTTGGTCAATGAGAATGTCCGGCTGGGAGGGCCGTTTGAAGCGCTCTTCGTCTGCGGGATCGATGATCCGGTCGCCGGAGATCCGGATCCGGCCGATACGTTCAGAGGGGCGGAGGGGACCCGGATTCTTCTGATGCATTCGCCGGGCGGTCTGCCGCTGCTGCGGGGGTATCGTTTCGACGTGGCATTCACCGGGCACACCCATGGTGGACAGATCGCTTTACCGGGAGGGATCCCGATCGTCCTGCCGCCGGGAAATGCCGGCCGCCGGTATGCACATGGAGAGTTTAAAGGTTCAAACGGTCAGGGCGTGTTGATCGTTAGCAAAGGGGTCGGACTGAGCGGCCTGCCGATCCGACTTTTTGCAAGGTCTGAAGTGCATCTCTGCACGATTCAGTGGCGAAGCCAGAAGAAGGAAGGAATGCTCTGA
- the ppc gene encoding phosphoenolpyruvate carboxylase: MAKGDSNKSNRPHPLRPLQGDIDYLDGLLRQVLLEQGGEPLVNLIEQFRKICRELRDRYNPALERKLLQMIDRLDLPTCTQLVSAFDLSFNLLNVAEENFGMQARREMERRGRQVDGSLDDYFAEANRKNPAAWHEQLTQMRIMPVITAHPTEAKRQTILEKYRTIYLLMFKRESPIWTPRETEAIKQDLLNQITLLWQTGDIHLDRPTVREEVSNGLFYFRETFYPIIPRIYADIRDHIRGQYPETDMIIPPFLRFGSWIGGDRDGNPSVTAKDTEWTVLRQKELIFHLYLESIHQLTIELSQSKYLVDVSKALLMSIQDDAGRFPEQAAPLLGRNPYEPYRQKLGFIKLKLEATRSEIDHRMGFSLSRDKAPARGYRSASEFIDDLEILRRSLVGDAGKRPAEMAVDALLTRVQVFDFYLARLDVRQEAERHRKVVQEIFERLQLYPDYAAADENKKVEILTQELLTLRPLIPSFLTLSPENQEVLETFKSIRKIKEAIDPEAIGSYIISLAAQRSDVLIVQLLAKEAGLCGPTQDAGYESGLDIAPLFERINDLRSAPDIMDGLFKNQAYQKNLLARGRQQEIMLGYSDSSKDSGVLTSSWELYKTQKILRDVAQAHQVHLTLFHGRGGSVGRGGGPTHRAILAQPPDTVMGRIKITEQGEVISSKYANQGTATHNLELLISGVLKATLNEEPSTTASRRIARYEAAFEEISQIAYRLYGELVGDSDLYRYFQEATPISEIGHLKMGSRPAFRRGGKTMQDMRAIPWIFSWTQSRQLVGGWFPVGSAFKTFYDKNPTEHGPLLQEMYRAWPFFNNFIDNIQMTLAKADIHIAHHYAGLVRDAELRKRIFGRIQSEFELTIDLVGKITETEEILANDPTLQQSIRLRNPFIDPINYIQVNLIRKLRSQKLGKKEREELIHAILLTINCIATGMRNTG, encoded by the coding sequence ATGGCCAAAGGAGATTCAAACAAATCGAACCGACCGCACCCGCTCCGTCCGCTCCAGGGGGATATCGATTATCTCGACGGGCTCCTCCGCCAGGTCCTGCTGGAACAGGGGGGGGAGCCGCTCGTGAATCTGATCGAGCAATTCCGGAAGATCTGCCGCGAGCTGCGCGACCGGTACAATCCGGCGCTCGAGCGAAAGCTCCTCCAAATGATCGACCGGCTCGACCTTCCCACCTGCACCCAGCTCGTCTCCGCTTTCGATCTCTCGTTCAATCTCCTGAACGTCGCGGAGGAAAATTTCGGGATGCAGGCGCGGCGTGAGATGGAGCGGCGGGGCCGGCAGGTCGACGGATCGCTTGACGATTATTTTGCCGAAGCGAATCGGAAAAATCCGGCCGCCTGGCACGAGCAGCTGACGCAGATGCGGATCATGCCGGTGATCACCGCCCACCCGACCGAGGCGAAGCGCCAGACGATCTTGGAAAAATACCGGACGATCTACCTCTTGATGTTCAAGCGGGAGAGCCCGATCTGGACACCGCGGGAGACCGAAGCGATCAAGCAAGACCTCCTCAACCAGATCACCCTTCTCTGGCAGACCGGCGACATCCATCTCGACCGCCCGACGGTGCGCGAAGAGGTGAGCAACGGCCTCTTCTATTTTCGGGAGACCTTTTATCCGATCATCCCTCGGATCTACGCCGATATTCGGGATCATATCCGAGGACAGTATCCAGAGACCGACATGATCATCCCGCCGTTTTTGCGGTTCGGCTCCTGGATCGGCGGCGATCGCGACGGGAATCCATCCGTCACGGCCAAAGACACCGAGTGGACCGTCCTCCGGCAGAAGGAGCTGATCTTTCATCTCTACCTTGAGTCGATCCATCAGCTGACGATTGAGCTGAGCCAGTCGAAATACCTCGTCGATGTCTCCAAAGCGCTATTGATGTCGATCCAGGACGACGCCGGGCGCTTTCCGGAGCAGGCCGCTCCCCTCCTCGGCCGAAACCCGTACGAGCCGTATCGGCAGAAGCTCGGCTTCATCAAACTCAAGCTCGAAGCAACCCGGAGCGAAATCGATCATCGGATGGGATTTAGTCTCTCCAGGGATAAAGCGCCGGCCCGCGGCTATCGCTCCGCCTCCGAATTCATCGACGATCTGGAAATCCTCCGGCGAAGCCTCGTCGGGGATGCCGGGAAACGCCCCGCCGAGATGGCGGTCGATGCCCTTTTAACGCGGGTCCAGGTCTTCGATTTTTACCTCGCTCGCCTCGACGTCCGGCAAGAGGCCGAGCGGCATCGAAAGGTCGTCCAGGAGATCTTCGAGCGCCTGCAACTCTATCCCGACTACGCCGCCGCCGATGAGAATAAGAAAGTGGAGATCCTGACCCAAGAGCTCCTCACCCTTCGCCCCCTGATCCCTTCCTTCTTGACCCTCTCTCCCGAAAACCAGGAGGTCCTCGAGACCTTTAAAAGCATCCGTAAGATCAAAGAAGCGATCGACCCCGAAGCGATCGGCAGCTACATCATCAGCCTTGCCGCGCAACGGAGCGATGTGTTGATCGTTCAGCTCCTCGCAAAGGAGGCAGGACTCTGCGGCCCGACGCAAGATGCCGGCTATGAGAGCGGGCTCGACATCGCTCCCCTCTTCGAGCGGATCAACGACCTGCGGTCGGCCCCCGATATCATGGATGGCCTCTTTAAAAATCAGGCATATCAGAAAAATCTCTTGGCCCGCGGACGACAGCAGGAGATCATGCTCGGCTACTCCGACAGCAGCAAAGACTCCGGCGTCTTGACCTCGAGCTGGGAGCTTTACAAAACCCAGAAGATCCTCCGAGATGTCGCGCAGGCGCATCAGGTGCATCTCACCCTCTTTCACGGGCGCGGCGGCAGCGTCGGCCGCGGCGGGGGACCGACCCACCGCGCCATCCTCGCCCAACCCCCCGACACGGTGATGGGACGGATTAAAATTACGGAGCAGGGTGAGGTGATCTCCTCGAAATATGCCAACCAGGGGACGGCGACCCACAATTTGGAATTATTGATCAGCGGGGTGCTCAAAGCGACTTTGAATGAAGAGCCGTCGACGACCGCCTCGCGGCGGATCGCCCGGTATGAAGCGGCGTTTGAGGAAATTTCTCAGATCGCCTACAGGCTCTATGGAGAGCTGGTCGGCGATTCCGACCTCTATCGTTATTTTCAGGAGGCGACGCCGATCTCCGAGATCGGCCATCTCAAGATGGGCTCCCGACCGGCTTTTCGGCGGGGAGGGAAGACAATGCAAGATATGCGCGCCATCCCGTGGATTTTCTCCTGGACGCAGAGCCGCCAGCTGGTCGGCGGTTGGTTTCCGGTGGGGTCCGCCTTCAAGACCTTTTACGACAAAAACCCGACGGAGCACGGCCCGCTCCTCCAGGAGATGTACCGCGCCTGGCCGTTCTTCAACAACTTCATCGACAATATTCAGATGACCCTCGCCAAAGCCGACATCCACATCGCGCATCATTATGCGGGGCTCGTCCGCGACGCCGAGCTGAGAAAACGGATCTTCGGACGGATTCAATCCGAATTCGAGCTGACGATCGACCTCGTCGGCAAGATCACCGAAACCGAGGAGATCCTCGCCAACGATCCGACCCTCCAGCAGTCGATCCGGCTGCGCAACCCTTTCATCGATCCGATCAACTACATCCAGGTCAACCTCATTCGAAAGCTCCGCTCCCAGAAGCTCGGAAAGAAAGAGCGCGAAGAGCTGATTCACGCCATCTTATTGACGATCAATTGTATCGCAACCGGAATGCGGAATACGGGGTAA
- a CDS encoding DUF1499 domain-containing protein, whose amino-acid sequence MSNPPMKVDAGRPTAWTYFAQVGFLLALLALFTAIGAGFGARFERWHFRTGFSLLQYGALGGAAAAVISLIALVGLRRRGTRGEMTIALLGFAIGITIFAIPLQWMMTARQVPPIHDITTDPPDQAFDKALAAARSSGWKLVDARKEEGRIEATDTTFWFGFKDDIVVRITPADPGSRIDVRSVSRVGKSDVGTNARRIQKYLRKLEKS is encoded by the coding sequence ATGAGCAACCCTCCAATGAAAGTGGATGCCGGACGGCCGACCGCCTGGACCTACTTCGCCCAAGTCGGTTTCTTGCTTGCCCTTCTCGCGCTGTTTACGGCGATCGGGGCGGGATTCGGAGCGCGCTTTGAGCGATGGCATTTCCGGACCGGTTTCTCGCTCCTGCAATATGGCGCGCTCGGCGGGGCCGCGGCGGCGGTCATCTCTCTGATCGCCCTGGTCGGGCTTCGTCGTCGCGGAACCCGGGGGGAGATGACGATCGCGCTCCTCGGCTTTGCCATCGGCATCACCATCTTTGCGATTCCGTTGCAGTGGATGATGACGGCGCGACAGGTTCCACCGATTCACGACATCACCACCGATCCGCCCGATCAGGCGTTCGATAAAGCGCTTGCAGCGGCGCGGTCGTCCGGTTGGAAGTTGGTCGATGCGCGGAAAGAAGAGGGGAGGATCGAGGCGACCGACACCACTTTTTGGTTCGGTTTCAAAGATGACATCGTCGTCCGGATCACGCCGGCCGATCCGGGAAGCCGAATCGATGTCCGCTCCGTCTCGCGGGTCGGGAAGAGCGATGTCGGGACCAACGCGCGGCGGATTCAAAAATATCTCAGGAAGCTGGAAAAATCGTAA